The genomic window CGAAGCCGGCCAGATCGCCAGCGACGCCGCCGCCGAAGGCGATAATCACCGCCCCGCGCTCGATGCGGGCGTCGGCCAGGCGGCCGTAGAACCGGCTGGCGGTGCGGAGCGACTTGCTGGCCTCGCCGGGGGCGAAGGTCAGGACGAGGAGCTCGTGGTCGAGGGTGTTCCGAAGCGCGCGGAGGTGCAGGCGTGCAACGGCGCGGTCGGCAACAGCCACGTACTGGCGAGAACCGCCTGCGAACGCGTTGCCTGTACGCAACATGGTCGTTGCACAAGGTCCGATATGTATCGGGTAAGAACGCTCCCCGAGATCGACGTGGACCGTGGTGAGGCCGGGGGGCGGTTGCGGCCGAAACTTCTCGGTCCCATCAGCGTACAAGTTCATGGCTCACGCGTGGCCGCGGTCGTCCGTTCGCGAGTATCGGACCGAACCGCTTGTACGGATAAGTCTTTTTGTAGCAACCAGTTAGAGCTTTTCTTGCCTTCGGCGGCACGCGGAACGACTGTCCGTAGGTTATTGACGAAACAGTACTTAATGGTTATCCTGAGCCCCCATGACGCGGATAGCGACCACCAAGCGACCCGCCCCAGCCAGAACCGCTAGGAAGGCACGGCCCAAGCGAGCCCCCACGCGTAGCCCCGATGGCGGACGTTCTATACGCACGTACCGGGCGGCTTTGGAGTTCCTCAACAGTCGGACCGACTACGAGAAGATGGTTCGCGTGGGCTACAACCACACGAACTTCAATCTCTCGCGCATGCTGCGCATCCTAGCCGGGCTGGGGAACCCGCACAAGAAGCTCAAGACCGTGCATGTGGCGGGCACGAAGGGCAAAGGCTCCACCTGCCACATGGTCGCGTCCATGCTCCAGAACTCGGGGTATCGGACCGGGCTGTACACGTCGCCGCACATCGTCGACCTGCGCGAACGCATCGCGGTGGACGGCAAGCTCGTGACGGAACACGAGTTTACGAAGCTGATCGCGCGGATCGCGCCCGTGGTGAACCGCCTGCGGCGGGATGAGCCGACGTTCTTCGAAATCCTGACGGCGGCGGCGTTCCTGCACTTCGTACAGCAGAAGGTCGACATCGCGGTGATCGAAACCGGGCTGGGCGGGCGGCTGGACTCGACGAACGTCATCAAGCCCGAGGCGTGCGGCATCGTCAGCATCAGCTACGACCACATTGCCCAGTTGGGCAACACGCTGGAGAAGATCGCCGAGGAGAAGGCGGGCATTTTCAAGCCGGGCGTGCCGGTGATCAGTGCGCCGCAGGTGCCGGCGGTGAAGCGCGTGCTGCGCAAGGCCGCCGAGCGGGTGGGCTGCCCGTTGCGGTTCATCGGCGAGGACATCGAGTTCAGCATTCGCTTCGAGTCGTCGCGGGCGAGCGGGCCGCACACGCGGGTGTGCCTGGCGACGCCGACGACGCGCTTCGATCATCTGCGCGTGCCGCTGCTGGGCGAGCATCAGGCGTACAACTGCGGCGTGGCCTTGGGCATTGTGGACGCGCTGCGGCAGTCGGGCTTCGAGGTGCCGGAGCAGGGCGCGATCGACGGGCTGGCGAAGGTCCAGGTGCAAGGCCGGATGGAGCTGATCCGCGACATGCCGCGGACGATCGTGGACGCGGCGCACAACGCATCGAGCGTCGCGGCGCTGATGCGCGCGATCGGCCAGAACATCACGTACGATTCGATGGTCGTGATCTTCGGCTGCTCGGCGGACAAGGACATCGACGGCATGCTGGCGCAGCTCCAGCTTGGGGCGGACAAGGTGATCTTTACCACGTCGAGCACGCCGCGCTCGGTCGATCCGCACGAGTTGCATGCGCGCTTCATGGAGAAGAGCCAGAAGATGGCGCAAGTGGGGGACACGCTCGAGGACGCGTACGCGATCGCGTGCAAGAGCGTGACGCGCGAGGATCTGATCTGCATCACCGGCTCGATCTACCTGGTCGGGCTGGCGAAGCGGCTGCGCGCGGCGGGGAAGCTTCAGTAGCCATACGGTGTGGCGGCGTTTCCGCAATCGAGCGATCGTCGCGCGGAAACGTCCGATAATAATAATACGCAAAGCCTGCGCAAAGCACTGTTGCTGCCCACGACCGCGAATTCCGGCGTTCGGCCGGATTTTTTCAAGCGCTTATCGGGAAGCGGCCGATATCGCTGGTGAGCGAGTGGGTCACGATGCGCACTGGACCGCCGAAGGACCGGCGGGCGACGCGTCGTTTGCGTATTCTCACCAAAGCCAACCCGGAGGGCGAATCGCAGCGGTCCGTGCCCGTTTGGGCAGCAGTGCGAGGCTTGGATTGGGACATGAACGAAATCGGATCCGTCAACGAGAAGCGGGTTGGCCCGGGCCCTCAGATCGAGCGCAGCGCGAGCGAGGCGAAACCGGCGCGCCCGGTTACCACCGCGCGCGTCGCCGATGGGGACCGCGTCGAGCTGTCTGAAGCCGCGGCGCAGTACGACCCCCAGGCGGTTGCGGACGCGGCGATGGATGCGCGGATTCGTGACATTCGCGCGCGCATCGCCGACGGCACGTATCTCACCGAGGACAAGCTGAACGCGGTGATCGACGCGCTGTTCCGCGAACTCGTCGGCGCGGCGTAGCGGCGCTGCGCTTGGCGCGGCCGATCCCCGCACACGCTACGGCGCGACCGTGCGCACCCCCGCATTGCGGACCGTGACGGGCAGTGCCCCCTGCGCTGCGCGCACCCGCAGCAGAAACTCGAGCGTGTCCCGAATCGGCGTCCCGTCGACCTCGGTGATGACCTCGCCGATGCGGAAGTTGGCGCGCTCCGCCGGCCCATCCGCGCTGACCTCGATCACGACGATGCCCTCCGCGGCCGCATCGACGCGCAGCAGGCGCCGCGCTTCATCCGTCAAGTCAGCGAGCCGCATGCCGCGCCACTGCACCGCGCCGCTGCGCATCCAGCTTACGCGGCTGAGCTCGCGCCGCTCCACGGTGGCCTGCACGGTGAGTGGCTGCCCGCCGCGCAACAAGTCGATCTGCACCGCCGCGCCGACCGGCGACTGGCCGACCAGCTCGGCAAGCTGGGCCGGTCCGGTGATGGTCTGACGTTCGTAACCGACGACGAGATCGCCGACCGCGACGCCGGCCAGGGCGGCCGGGCCATCGGGCTCGATCTGCTCCACGACGGCGCCACGGCCGACGCCGAGGATGACCCGCTCGGCGGCGTTCGGGGCGCGCACTGTTAGCCCAAGATAACCATAGTGGATGGCCCGGCCCTGGCGCAGCGTCTCGATGAGCCGCTGCTTGAGAGGTGTTAGCGGGATCGCGAAGCCGATGCCCTCGTCCGCTGGGGCCCGGGTGTGCATGGCGGTGACGATGCCGATCAGCTCACCCCGGATATTGAACAGCGGGCCGCCGGAGTTGCCGGGGTTGATGGGCGCAGTGATCTGGATCATGTCGTTGTAGAAGCGGTCATCGACCTCGCCCAGGCCGGGGAGCTGGCGTCCGAGGTTGGCGATGACGCCGACGGAGACGCTCAACTGGCCGTCGAGCCCGAGGCCGAAGGGATTGCCGATCACGATGGACCACTGGCCGCGGGCGACGGCGGTCCAGTCGCCGATCGTGGCCGGGCGCAGCGCGCTGCGCGGGACCTGCAGGATGGCGAGGTCGCTGCGGGCGTCGGCGGCGATGACGGCGGCGCGTTGCCGCTGGCCATCGAAGAACAACACGTCGATATCGGTGGCGCCCTGCACGACGTGCTCGCTGGTCAGGATCACGCCGTCCGCCGCCAGGACCGTGCCGCTGCCGTTCACGACGACATCCTGTTCCAACGGAGTAGGTTTGCCGTCGGGTTCGGTAGGTGGCACCAGCGTCACGTGGTGGCGCGTCGCGCGAATCCCGACGACGCTGGGGGCGACCTGGTCGACGACCTGCTGAAAAGCGCGCTGCAACGCTTCGAGGTCGGCGACCGCTGCGGTCGGGCTGCGCGGCGGCTCAAGCAGCGCGGCAGCGGGGGGCGCGACCAGGGCCAGCACGCACGCCAAGCTGACCGCGAGGCGGGCCGCACGGGAGGATGACTGGATGCCGGCCGCGAGCTGCATTGCGCGTAGCTCTCTCGCTTCAGCCACCTGCTTGGCGGGCAGAGGCACCGTTGCCCCAGCCCAGGGGCCGCAGCATACTTCGGCCAACGCTGCGCAGTCCATCAGGCGATGCGGCGTGCTGTCGGCTGGACGCCCGCCGCGCTCAGCGTTTACGGGACGCAGCCAGCGGCGGCTTGCGATTGGACCCGCCGGCGACCTTGGCTGGTTTCTTCTCCTCGGGCTTCTCATCGGACCTGCCCGTTGCCGCCGCGGGAGTGGCTGCGTTCTCGGCCGCGGGGCGCGGACGCTTAATTTCCAGTACTTTCTGGCGAATCTGGCGGAACACGTCCGAGTTGTCGCGGAGAAATTGCCGGACGTTCTCGCGGCCCTGTCCGAGGCGCGTGTCGCCGAAGCTGAACCAGGTGCCGCTGCGCCCGACGACCCCGCACTCGCAGGCGAGGTCGAGCACGTCGGTCTCGCCGCTGATGCCGGACTCGAAGAGGATGTCGAATTCGGCCTCGCGGAAGGGCGGCGCGACCTTGTTTTTGACGACCTTCGCGCGGACGCGCGTGCCGATGACCTGCTCGCCTTCCTTGAGCATGCCGATGCGGCGGACGTCGATGCGCAGGGAGCTGTAGAACTTCAAGGCGCGCCCGCCGGGGGTGGTTTCGGGGCTGCCGTACATGACGCCGATCTTCTCGCGGATCTGGTTGATGAAGATGACGCTGGTGCGGCTCTTGGCGGAGATACCGGTGAGCTTGCGCATGGCCTGGCTCATCAGGCGGGCCTGAATGCCCACGTGCGTGTCGCCCATTTGACCTTCAAGTTCGGCGCGGGGCACGAGGGCGGCGACGGAGTCGACGACGATGACATCGAGCGCGTTGGAGCGTACGAGCAGCTCGCAAATCTCCAGCGCTTCTTCGCCGCACGACGGCTGGTTCACCATCAACTCTTCGAGGTTCACGCCGAGGCGCTTGGCCCACGAGGGGTCGAAAGCGTGCTCCACGTCGATGAAGGCAGCAGCGCCGCCCGCTTTCTGGGCCTCGGCGATGATGTGCAGGGTGAGGGTCGTCTTGCCGGACGATTCCGGTCCGAAAACCTCGACCACGCGGCCGTGCGGGATGCCGGCGCCGCCGAGGGCCAGATCCAGCGACAGAGCGCCGGTAGAGACGCCGTCGACGGTGGCGGCCTGGTTCTCCGACAGGTACATGATGGTGCCCTTGCCGAAGGACTTTTCGATCTGGGCCACGGCGCGTGAGAGGGCTTCCTTGCGGTTTTCCTCGCGCTCGTCGCGGCGGGTGTCGTCGCGCGTGTCGGTCATGTCCGCGTCCTCGCCTCAACCCCGGCCGGCGCGTGTGGCGGCGGTCGGGCAACCCGGTGGCCGGCGCCCCGCGCGTCGGCCCGCCTGCGCGGCACTATACAAACAAAGCCCTAACTGTCAAGGGCCTGCGCGGGGCGGGTGTGCGGAATTTTCGTGACTGGCCAGCGTGTCGCTTCATGCCGGGCGCAGAGCGCCGCCCGGGCTGGAGTGGCCAGCCCGGGCGCGCGGTGCGGCGTGCGAGACAGCCGCATGCGGTCCTACGGACACACGATGGGCAATGAAGCCGAACTCAAGAGAGCTACGAAGGGGTTGATGTCGTCGAAGCCAACGCCGCCGTTGCCGTTGATGTCGAAGTTCGCCGGGTTGCACTGCTGGCTTGGGGAGCTGAGGCCCGCGACGAAGGGGTTGATGTCCCCGAAGTTCACGAGCCCATCGCAATTGCAGTCACCCGGGCACGTGCGGGCCAGCTCGCAGGCGTCGTCCAGCCCATTGCCGTTGTGGTCGCCCTGGCAGAACGAGCCCGGCTCCAGGGGTGTGCCGCCGATGTCGTAGCAGAAATTCGCCGGCAGCACCTGGCAGAAGTATCCGCCGTCGATGCAGCACGCCGCGGGCTGGTTGTCTTTGATAAGCGCGGTTTCCAGCGTGTCGAAATCCAACGTGCGCTCGAAGTACGCGTAGTAGTCGAAGTCGCACAACTCATAGATCGGATCCGGCTCTTCACAGGGGCACTTCGGCAGGTCCGCCCAGCGGTTCTGGTTGACGGCGCTGCCCGCGGCGCCGGCGGTCACGGCGTCCAGAAACTCCTGAAACGTAACGCTGTCCTGACCCGGCCACCCGGTGGGGTCGAGCTTCGCGAGCAGGTTGTCGACGAACGTGCTGGGTTCCGGCAGGCACGAACATTCGTCGGCCCCAGTCAACAGGCAGATCTG from Phycisphaerae bacterium includes these protein-coding regions:
- a CDS encoding flagellar biosynthesis anti-sigma factor FlgM codes for the protein MNEIGSVNEKRVGPGPQIERSASEAKPARPVTTARVADGDRVELSEAAAQYDPQAVADAAMDARIRDIRARIADGTYLTEDKLNAVIDALFRELVGAA
- a CDS encoding caspase family protein, with product MLSSLLGIACTAASAANKAVVVGPTYPGGPAFDDTIAQERADQMAASLEKWGNWKNNVNKLTGNVTCANIATAIANAGAGMQAGDIFLFIYHGHGSYVLDGETVPPAADTCDETIWPNQNCLDDDLRAALAGLPDGVRKLVILASCYGGGFWNGQDEGDLEKLTQICLLTGADECSCLPEPSTFVDNLLAKLDPTGWPGQDSVTFQEFLDAVTAGAAGSAVNQNRWADLPKCPCEEPDPIYELCDFDYYAYFERTLDFDTLETALIKDNQPAACCIDGGYFCQVLPANFCYDIGGTPLEPGSFCQGDHNGNGLDDACELARTCPGDCNCDGLVNFGDINPFVAGLSSPSQQCNPANFDINGNGGVGFDDINPFVALLSSASLPIVCP
- a CDS encoding trypsin-like peptidase domain-containing protein; the protein is MQLAAGIQSSSRAARLAVSLACVLALVAPPAAALLEPPRSPTAAVADLEALQRAFQQVVDQVAPSVVGIRATRHHVTLVPPTEPDGKPTPLEQDVVVNGSGTVLAADGVILTSEHVVQGATDIDVLFFDGQRQRAAVIAADARSDLAILQVPRSALRPATIGDWTAVARGQWSIVIGNPFGLGLDGQLSVSVGVIANLGRQLPGLGEVDDRFYNDMIQITAPINPGNSGGPLFNIRGELIGIVTAMHTRAPADEGIGFAIPLTPLKQRLIETLRQGRAIHYGYLGLTVRAPNAAERVILGVGRGAVVEQIEPDGPAALAGVAVGDLVVGYERQTITGPAQLAELVGQSPVGAAVQIDLLRGGQPLTVQATVERRELSRVSWMRSGAVQWRGMRLADLTDEARRLLRVDAAAEGIVVIEVSADGPAERANFRIGEVITEVDGTPIRDTLEFLLRVRAAQGALPVTVRNAGVRTVAP
- the recA gene encoding recombinase RecA; this translates as MTDTRDDTRRDEREENRKEALSRAVAQIEKSFGKGTIMYLSENQAATVDGVSTGALSLDLALGGAGIPHGRVVEVFGPESSGKTTLTLHIIAEAQKAGGAAAFIDVEHAFDPSWAKRLGVNLEELMVNQPSCGEEALEICELLVRSNALDVIVVDSVAALVPRAELEGQMGDTHVGIQARLMSQAMRKLTGISAKSRTSVIFINQIREKIGVMYGSPETTPGGRALKFYSSLRIDVRRIGMLKEGEQVIGTRVRAKVVKNKVAPPFREAEFDILFESGISGETDVLDLACECGVVGRSGTWFSFGDTRLGQGRENVRQFLRDNSDVFRQIRQKVLEIKRPRPAAENAATPAAATGRSDEKPEEKKPAKVAGGSNRKPPLAASRKR
- a CDS encoding bifunctional folylpolyglutamate synthase/dihydrofolate synthase encodes the protein MGYNHTNFNLSRMLRILAGLGNPHKKLKTVHVAGTKGKGSTCHMVASMLQNSGYRTGLYTSPHIVDLRERIAVDGKLVTEHEFTKLIARIAPVVNRLRRDEPTFFEILTAAAFLHFVQQKVDIAVIETGLGGRLDSTNVIKPEACGIVSISYDHIAQLGNTLEKIAEEKAGIFKPGVPVISAPQVPAVKRVLRKAAERVGCPLRFIGEDIEFSIRFESSRASGPHTRVCLATPTTRFDHLRVPLLGEHQAYNCGVALGIVDALRQSGFEVPEQGAIDGLAKVQVQGRMELIRDMPRTIVDAAHNASSVAALMRAIGQNITYDSMVVIFGCSADKDIDGMLAQLQLGADKVIFTTSSTPRSVDPHELHARFMEKSQKMAQVGDTLEDAYAIACKSVTREDLICITGSIYLVGLAKRLRAAGKLQ